One Acanthochromis polyacanthus isolate Apoly-LR-REF ecotype Palm Island chromosome 6, KAUST_Apoly_ChrSc, whole genome shotgun sequence DNA segment encodes these proteins:
- the hmga1a gene encoding high mobility group AT-hook 1a encodes MSDKGTVSPQEKEATEKRGRGRPRKAPQVKSSDEPSGSPVLKRARGRPKGSKNKTSGKSKKATAAPSAGGKRRGRPKKEEKEEKASQESSEEEEEEEDQ; translated from the exons ATGAGCGACAAGGGGACAGTCTCACCGCAGGAGAAGGAGGCTACAGAGAAGAGAGGGCGTGGAAGACCCCGCAAGGCGCCCCAGGTGAAGTCCTCTGAC GAACCAAGCGGGTCCCCGGTTCTAAAGAGAGCCAGAGGACGACCAAAgggcagcaaaaacaagacaagtgGCAAGAGCAAA AAGGCGACAGCAGCTCCATCTGCAGGGGGAAAACGCAGGGGAAGACCTAAGAAGGAG gagaaggaggagaaggcgTCCCAGGAATcatctgaggaggaggaagaagaagaggaccaGTAA
- the smim29 gene encoding small integral membrane protein 29, which produces MNNTTESPSGTDGDVAVTYVLVPFLLITIIGIAAAVIMYIRRKRRIDRLRHQLLPVYTYDPSEELNEAEQEILWREEDTRIVQGWARSYQQRRPLLTKDVNA; this is translated from the exons ATGAACAATACTACTGAGTCCCCTTCCGGCACAGATGGGGATGTGGCAGTCACCTATGTGCTGGTGCCATTTCTCCTCATAACCATTATTGGAATAGCTGCAGCTGTG attATGTATATTCGTAGGAAAAGGAG AATTGACAGACTTCGTCATCAGCTGTTGCCGGTTTATACATATGATCCCTCAGAGGAGCTCAATGAAGCTGAACAAGAAATCTTGTGGAGAGAGGAGGACACAAGG ATTGTACAAGGCTGGGCCAGAAGTTATCAACAGCGACGCCCTCTTCTGACCAAAGACGTCAATGCTTGA